The genomic window cacaccatccTGAATGGTCCTGTGCTGATGTCTCCCTGCacaatcaattcttttttaattttatatgtatgtatatatatatttcattttatagatttgttatttgttttccagttacatacaatgataaacaataaattcatttacaataaattctttttgataactttttttttaagtttttgcaaggcaaatggggttaagtggcttgctcaaggtcacacagctaggtaatcattaattgTCCGAGGTCCCATTtcaactcaggcactcctgattccagggccagtgctctatccactgcaccacctagcggccacTTTTTGATAGCATTTGAACAATATGACCAGCCCATCCTAGTTGCGCTCTCTGAACTAATATTGAAATGCTAAATAGTTTAATTTGAGAAAGTATCTCAGTGTCTgttatcttctgccaggtgatcttcagagttTTCCTAAGATAATTGAAATGGAAGTGACTTAGATTCTCAGCATGGTGCCAGTAGActctccaggtttcacaggtatacaaCAATCAAGTCAACATAATGGCTCTGTGGACCTTCAGTTTAGGAATCCGTGTAATAGCTCTTCTCTCCTGCACTtacttttggagtctcccaaatactgagttagctctggcaatgcatgtgtcaacctcattatcaatgtatacctccctggaaaggacattgccaGGGAAACTGAGCTTtttcacagtattcaaaacttcttcatatgctataatcaatggttccacatatggtgtggtgctggttgcTGGAGTACCTTGGTTTTTCGttgaatctcagtttcagaggttaTATTGAgcgcacaatcatctgcaaacagaagatcatgcaccaaatcccctccactttggtcttggcttgtagtatAACTTGGCACGTAAATGCAGTAGGTGATCCTTGATGCCCTActcatcttcagtgaaggcatttaGTGACGataacatcatgctaaaaagcatggtaATAAGGagacagtcttgtttcactccattggtgactggataATCATGAGAGCATcttcactatccagaacctgggcaagcatgtcatcatgaaattgatatacaatactgatcgacttctctgggcaaccagaCTTTGATGGAaccaaaggccttggtcagatctacaaatattgtatagaGACCTCGATTTTTCTCTTGGCATTTTTTTTGGAGTTGTCAgggagcaaatatcaactgctcctcAACCTCTTCTAAAGTCTGGCCCTCAggtaggtgaccatcttccaggtgaagaatttgttttttgaGTAGGATTCTagaaagaatcttaccagcaatgactaaaagagaataACTCATATGTTTACACAGagcaatctattccctttacccttatagagatggatgatggagacatccttgaattaCTGACAGATAATCTCTTTTTGCCATATAACCTAGACAATTTCATTAagtttttgtatgagcaatggacctcCTAACTTGTAGATCTCAGTTGCAATAGAACCACAGAACCAGGTGCTGTGTTACAATAAAGGAGtcaaatggcattcaaaacctctttttcagTTGGAGTTTCAGCAATGGctggattgacttcaacttaagGTAAACAGTCATtggtttctgcattgattaaTGACAATCtgttaagaatattttgaaagCATTCAGCCTATCTCTCCAGGATCTTGTCCTATCGTCAATGTGGCTCTATCATCACTGAGTAGTTGGAATGCACCACATGTCTTTGACCCCACCTTCAGGGTGTGATAAAAGCACTTTGTGCCACTGACTACATGACATGAGACCCAGACAACTGATACAGTTTACCCTAATGTCAAAGAGGTAGTGAGTGACATAGTTGAGACTCAAGTCCCACTAGCCTGTTTTCAGATCTAGCTCTTCTGGTTGCCCCATGTTGTTTATAAGGCTCTGTCAAGTTGCTTCTGGTTCGAATATGTGGTTAACTATAGGTCAACCtcttattctacagatgaggaatctgagttTACAGTAGAAGAACGTGATCAGTAGAGTCAAGAGCTTTTGATGATGACCCTTCCTTGGCATCTCCCTTTTCTGTGGGAAGTTCCTCCCCTTTCCTGGATGACTCTCCCCCTTTCAACACCAGGAAATGACCTGTCAGGATTCTGTACCTCCCCTTCTGTCAAGTTCCTTCTGTTTCTGTTGGCTTCTGTCAATTTGAGAATCAGAAATATTCTGGATACCCATGAAGGCTGGGTGCTGAATGACTACTGATTGGGGCAGTAAAAAGGAAACAGTCTTGCTAATGTGGGGAGAAGGGGTCAGGTCATCATTGAGCTGGTGCTCCACCACCTCTTTTAGGTTCAGAAAGTCATGGAACCGCATCCCCAGTATCTTGTCCAAGGACTCCTCACCAATCTTCTCCTGTCTGGGAAGAACAAGATGAAGGAAACGATGCACTAGAGTGAAGTGAGGGAAGAGTCCCCCAGGACTGGCAGAGTATTCTGGGCCTTGATCAAGCCCTAGGGATAAGGAGAGGAGCCCAGGAAGGAGAGAGGCATTGGCAAGAATGGCATGAGGACCAGGGCAgatagaaaggggaaggaaagagtcTAACGATGGACTGAAGAAGGGAGAGGCTGGACACTCCCTCAAGGGACATTTTAGGGATCAATCCTAGTGATCACAGAAGAACCCTTTTTGTCCAATTCcatgcatttttaaattatatatatttatatatatatatatatatatatatatatatatatatatatatatatatatatatatatatatataaccagaGCACAGTGaagtaaagtaccttgcccatGGTCTCTCCTATCAGAGGTGAGATTAGAACCCAACTCCTCTGACTTCTTTCTCCCCTACCTCACTGGTTTTCCCGTGGGAAGAGCATAAAAGACAAAATCTCAGCAAGTTCTGGGACTGTTATTCTCTGCATGGAGGTAAGGAAAGGCTCAGATACAAGGAGAAGAGGAGCTCAGAAGAATGTAAGCTACAAGACCCTCCATCACTTACTGCATTAAGCGGAAGGTTTCCTGGTTCCTGACCATCTCCAATAAGGAGGCCTTATTCTGGATGCCAGTAAGAGTCACTGTGAGCTCCCAGGCATTTCTGTGCACACTCCCATCCCCATCCAGCAACCCACGGATCAGAGGGATAGCAAAGAGATGGCTGATGATGCCAAGCCGCTCCAGGCCCTCCCAGGCATTCTTATGGATTTTGGCCTTGAAGTGGGCTGTATCATCCAGGAGCTGCCCAACAGTTTCCAAGCGCAGTTTTGATATCACATTGTAGTTAGCAAAAATCTGCACCAAGATGTTGATGAAGTGCCTGTATTTCTCAAGTTCAACCTTGGCCATGGTTTGAAGCAGGATCCCAATGGTGCTGCAGGCTGACAAGTCAAACATCTGGCTATTTCGGTCCATGAGGTTCAGAAGCATGTCCTTAGGACCTCGGGCACTGGTCTGATCCTTCCTAAGATCAAACCTCTGCAGCAAAGCAACTAAGCTTGTCCTTGTCATACCTTAGGTCTTGCAGCGTACTCTTGGGTGGGAACTGAAGGAAGACTGGGCTACCTTCAGGCCAGAGGAGGGCCCTCACCATTGAGTAAGGGATATAGCTATCAGGGGCAATGATCCACTTCTGTCCTTGGCCAAATTAATGTGTTAAAAACTGGAAAAGGCGGAGAGTATTCCTGAGCATTAACTGTTGTTCATGGGAGTTCATGGTCAGGGGAGCCTTTTCCTCTAGAattggatcaaatgagaaaacaaatttttgttCCTTCTCATATTTGCTCTTCAGGATTATTTGACCATGGACCTCTTCTACCATGTGAGGGACTGTGTGGTCAAAGACAATGGTCCGCTGGTTGGCCAGGGCATCCACACTCTGGAGTTTCTGTTTTCCGTTTTCAAGGGAGACATAACGAGGCACAAAAATGCTGCTAAAGGACAAGAAGAAGCTGGGTAAGAATGGAATGGGAACTTGTTTCACTTCATCCTCAAGTTTCAGAGCAGCCAATTGGTTGAGCAAGGATTGAGGGAGCAGTTTTGTGCAGGACACCAGGTAGATACAACTGTTGAAAGTGACAAGCAGATCTCCCTGCTCATTGGCAAAGCAAACTGGGCCAAATCGCATGCTGGAGTTTAATCTGGCCAAGGAGTTGCCTTGCATGTCCCAGATTACTACAGCGCCATCACTGTCCCCTGTAACGAAGATCCCCAGGGTCAGGGAGATGTCAAAAGAGACAATTGGTTGCTTGTGCAGGCGCTCAGTCTCTTGGAAAGATGATTTCTGACTCATTTCAGAGGAGACTAAGAAGTCAGGATACTTCCAAAGTCGAAAGCGATTGTCATCAGTGATGGCACCCACAGATTTGGGCAGCAGGACCAGGTGGTGGAGGTGGCAGTTGGTTAAGATGCTGGTGAAAGCATGAAGGTTCACCTTATTGCCCTCAAAGATGACCTCTGACAGGTGTATGTAGTGATCCATGCCATAAGAACAAAACAAGGTATTCTCCTTGGAGTTGGTAGGTGATCCAGTCAGGGTGGAGATGATCAGGACAGGTCCAGAATGCAAGCGTTTCCTAGCATGAACAAAGTTGTGTGAGGACAACAAGCTCACAAGGCCACTTTTGTGCCCACAGTAGATCATTCCTTCAATGCCTTGGCCCAGGGAAGGCTTGCCATAGGCCAGACATCGTATTTGATCTTCAAGGGTAGTGCCAACTTGAAGGATGTATTTGGGCATAGATGGGCACTTGGTGGTATCAAAGATGATCACATTGGcattgcccatggtcacaaacaGCTCCTTATTTTCAGGATCATAGGCTGAGGAGCCAGCTTTGTCCAGGGCTGGAAAAGGCCAGGTGAGGAACAAGAGGTTGCCAGTTATGGGACACAGGAAGCGAAAGAGGCTGTCCTCAGCATGGCAGAAGATGAGGGTCCGGTTGCTTCCACAATGGATACGATTCAAGCCGCGGAGGCTAGTACCACAGTTGTTAAATAACTGGTAGAAACAAGACATATGGTACAAGAAGAAGCTGTACTGGGAGTGGCAAAAGAAAGTGCTGTCATCGATGAACTGCAGAGAATACAGTTTGTCCTTGCAGATCCTGAACTGACGCAACAGATTGCCTGATGTCAGGTGCCACTCCTTCAGTATGCCTTCAGCCCCAGCAGTCAGCAGGGTGTGGATTTTGGCTTGGGAGTGGACCAGCACCACAGGGCCTGAATGGGCCTGGAAGCTGATGAAGGGCTTCTGTTCCATATTCTGATTCAGCTTCCAGATCTGGATCTGCCCGACCTTATTACCCGCAAAGAGGTAATCCTCAGATGAGCAGGAGCAGCAACAGGTTAAGGAGTGACCACTGGTAGGCGATGAGAAGGTTTGCTCCTCCGCCAGGTGCATATGATCCCGCCAGACAAGAATGCGCAAAAAGCTCTCACACATGGCCAAAAGGGAATTCAGGGGTCCATCCAGGCTAATCCCCTGTACCAGCTCGCTGCCAGACATGTTCAGCACCTGCAGGATATGGAGACCTTTACCTCCTGGCTCAATGACCCAAGTGACTACAGCCCCAGGGATACCTGATAGCAGCAACTCTGTCCTCTGATGATAGGCCAGGCAGCTGATGGAGAAGTGGCAAGGGACCACGCAGCACTCCTTGAAGTCAGAGCTATGATCCCCAAAGATCCGCAGAACCAAGTCACCACAGTAAGCAACCAAGACACGATGGGCTTCTGAGTAGACCAGGGCCATGACTGGTGGCAGGTGATTTAGACTGGGCACCTTTCTCTTCACCACTTCTGGTTGATCTGCTTTATTATATACCCATAGCACCGACTAGGAAGGAACAAAAGGAGAGTTTCCCGGGCACTTTGCCAACCTCAGAGAAGGCAAAGGACCCTACACCTCGAGGgacttatagtctaatggggagacaacatgaaaatgaCTATGTACACACAAGCATTAGAATGGATAAATTTGACATAATTAACAAGGGGAAGGCACTTCCATTGAGAAGGGGTTGAGAAAGACTTCCTCTAGATGGTTGGATTGTAGGTGGACTTGAAACAATTCAGAGAAGCTAGGAAATGGAGATGAGGTTGGAGAAAGTTTTAGAGGCAGCCTTTGACAATGAGCAAGTCATGTGAAAtgcctgggcctcagtttcctctctgtaaaatggggcccTCTTATGTACCCTCTAGCTCTTGTTCTATGACTATCAGAGGTATGGTCTCTTTAAGCTTTCCACTTATGGAGTGACTTGTGTAATGTCCCAAACAGGTTAGGATAAGAGAATGAGCCCAGACAAGCTGATTCCCAGACCAGTGATCTCACTGAGAACCCCTTCCCACTCTCCCTTCTGGAATTCTGGGCCACTTCAGCAGCCTGCTGATTATTCCTCTCCTCTTATCTCCTTTCTGATTCACCTTTCATAAAATTCCAGATTAATCTTCTGAGGCTCAGCTTAGATCATGGCTGAGGCAACTTAACAGGAAGAGGCAGGATGGAAAAAgaatatgaccttgggtaagaggACAGAGAGGAAAACAGACCTAAGGACAGGAAGTCTGATGGAGATGGTACAGAAGGGGAAAGGAACGAATTAAGAAGCATGTAGCAGCCTGGATTTAGAATTATGGTTACCTGACACAAGTAGCAATCATGgggatgtgtatgtgtatttggaGGGGGGAGTTGTGGGTTCATCTTGGATGTTACCTCAGTGAGGGTAAAGGAAaccatgaaataatatttctaaacaGTGGAAGGCGGGGCAAGAGATCCCAGAATGATGCCAACTTGGGTTAGGtcaaggagggggaaaaaacatcaTTCAGGAAATAATACAACCAATACACTCTAAAATTTTCAGCCTGAGGAAGAGCCCCATTTCCCTACCCTTACTCAGGTTGACTGTAGTGGGCAGTCTTACATGCACATCCTTCTTGCCTCTCCACACCTAGGAGAGGGAGACACAGTAGGGAGCATCCAAATAGTAATGGCAGATGGGTGGCATGTTGTAGGGATAGCAACTCTCCTGATAGACAACCTGGGGAGAGTCATTTAAGATAATCTGGTGGTGCAAAATGTCTTCTTTCCCATGGGAAGCctgagggagggaaaagagaaagagatgagaacCTGGGCCCTCTACTGCTCTACTTCCTTTCCCAGATACATGTTAATATGGCACCTTACCCCTGAATGATGTCTCACATTGGGAATACCTTCTGTTCTTATGGCTACTTTTTGTGATCGGTTGGCTCCTCCCAAAACCTTCATTTCAAGAAAGTTGCCCAGACTGTCTATGTCTTCATTCCTCTTCAGGATGCACTCCTGACTCCGGCTTGCTTTCCCATGCCCCTTATTCCTTGCCAGTAGGATCCATCTTgcatttgtattctcagtactaAGCTCAGTGTGGGGCAATAGAAAGTGCTTAAATAAGTGCACTTGGACTTGACTTGATACAGGTCATACATCTAGACCTGGCAGGTGCCTTGAAAGTCATCTAGCCAACCAACTGATGTCACCAAGTCCAAGGCCCATGAGGAGTAGGGACAGAAACAGGATTCACTTTCATCCAGCTCTGATGGTACAGTCCTCTGGCCTCCAAATGTAGGGGCAACCCAGTCATGACACACACTCAAAGAGGTGGATGAATGATGGGTAAAATGAAAAGCTGGTCTGAGTGCTATAATCCACTGGAGGTGGGATTAAACAATATCACATAGGTAAGTGaccatcagaggcaggatttgaactgaggtcctctcaGTCCAAATCCAGACCTTTTGGCACTATACCACATTGAAGACTGGAGCAGTAGTCATCCCCATGGGCATGCCTTCCCTTTCTgaactcattttctattttgtggGACTGGTAAAGTTGAGCTATCTATCTTCCACTCCTGTTCAGTAAACTACAGTGGTtctctattacctctaggatcaaagaCCAACTCCTTGagtatttaaagccctttactTATCACCTGGTATTCACTCCACCTCTCCAAATGCTCTGTGGTCCAGACAAACATCCATCCTTTACATTTCCATCTCTGTACCCTGACCATCCAACCCCTCATGCACTGTcttttcatttctacctcttaAAATACTTCAATTTCTTCCAACTTCAACTTAAGTACCGATTTCTTCATCCAGCCTCACATCCACTCCTTTCTCACTTGTAactcttaaaatatttaatttcattccaGATTCTGTTTAAGTACTGACTTCTTCCTCATGAACTCTCTTTTCACCTCTACTTCTTAAAATACTTAATTTCTTTCCAGATTCATCCTAGGTATTGGCTTCATCATCTTCTGGTTCTCCGGCAGCTTGTAGTTCCCCTCCCCTTCTATCCACACCCCTGCCAatatcttgtttttaaaatatttttatttgaaattcaagCACCTAAAAAGAGCATTTCCGCTGACACAAAACACAAAGGAAACCATTTGTAGGACTGGCAATCTCCATCTCATATTACTTGCTTTAGTAAAAAGTCTATAACATGTTCCACATATGACTTTCAAAACTGTTCTACTTGCCTGTGCTTCCTTCTGAACTTTTCTGTGCATTTACAGAAAAAAGTGAACATCCTTTTTTTGGCAACATATCTGCTACCTTAGCGTTAACCAAgtaaaaacagagggaaaaacCCTTATTAGAAATAAGCctcatcaaacaaaatgaattccCACCTTGGTCATGACCAATATGTATTTTCCTGAGTCTTCTACCACTCCCTTAGGAGATGGCAAATATGCTTCATTATGACCCTTTGCAGTCACAGTTGGTCATTATAGtgatattcttaaaattttcaagTTTGTCCTTTGTggcaaataaaatcaattaatataAACTGAGAATCCAAGCAAAAACTATTAGCAAAGTAGCTTACACTGGCAACCTCAGTAAAACCAGCCACCTCAAGGAGGAGAGGAGTCTCTTTATTTACATACAACAAAAAAGAGGTCTTAGAAAGACATGGGATACTATGGTTGGTTATCCAAAGATAGATTAGTATTTAATATAGGTTAATCATCTTCTCTGACAACTAAGGAATATTGTTTTTTGGGACCCATTTGAATCTTGTAATTCTTTCTGGGAGGTCAAAACTACTAGGTTTGCAATCTCCTTTGAAGAGATAAAATTATCCCTAATTTCATCCCCTAAAATATTTTGGAGCTGGTACAAAGTTAACTTGTAGttctcattcattatttttttaaaaaatagttttcattccTTTGTTTGAATCAAagctttttcaaggagtttagtgATTTTTAAGTGATCACTATTTGACATGTATTCCAGGGCACTTGTTTTTTGATATCAGATATGttgcatattctttttttgatcgtttccattttttttatttggttctaATGTTTCTTGCTATCGTTTGGACACATTGGATTTATGTTATTTTCTAGATATCTAGATATCAGAGATCCCATTACTTGGATAAGTTTTACCACTTTCTAGGAAgtgatttattttccttccaattctttctttcagagcttttctttcatttttttattaaagattttatttattttgagttttacaatttttcccctaatcttacttcccttccaccccccccacagaaggcaatttgccagtctttactttgtttccatgttgaacattgatccaaattgagtaatcatatccttaaggaagaaacataaactataagagatagcaagatcagacataagatatcagtttttttcccctaaatttaaggtaatagtccttggtccaacactgtagttctttctctggatacagaaggtattctccattgcagagagccccaattagtccctgattgttgcactgatggaatgagtgaatccatcaaggttgatcatcgcccccatgttgctgttaaggtgtaaagtgtttttctggttctgctcatctcactcagcatcagttcatgcaaatccctccaggcttccctgaattcccatccctcctggtttctaatagaacaatagtgttccatgacataacgtataccatagtttgctaagccatttcccaattgaaggacatttacttaatttccaattctttgccaccacaaacagggctgctatgaatatttttgaacaagtgatgtttttaccctttttcatcatctcttcagggtatagacctagtagtgtttaccttcatttttaaatctcttcttcttttctagttattcatttatctcttgtggaaaattcatttttttccctttgagtcaCTGGTTGCAGTTTTTAAAGAGTTCTCTCTCTGGGGGGAGGGGTGATGGGAGAGATGGTCTTCATTCATGATGAAGTCCTGCAGCTAGAATGGGAAATAATGAACGGTTTGCCCTGGGCATCAAACTAATTTGAGGATATGGGAAGATATCTCTGATATCTACTTCTACCTTCCTCTTCCAGAATAAGTGAGGGGCCCCATAGGCAAGGAATACTGAGGAGGTTTGAATGTCAAAATTGGTTTCTTCTTGCAGCATGATGATTTTTCTGGAGATTGTGAGATCCAGGAGAGCAGCCAGGTGGAAAATGACCTCAGGAGCtacaataatttttatacagATTAGTGTTTTGGTTAATCTTAGGTAGAGTGGTCAGCCTTGCTTTTTCTCACCCTGCATCACAGTTTCTTGAGGTGACTTCCATCACCTAAGCTCAGGCCCCCCCACCATAAAGGTCAACAGAGTACTAGGTCACTGTCAGAGCTTCTGGGGCTTCATTGGTGTCTGGACCTTGAGGTCTGAGTATTGATGTACTTTCCCAGTCATTTCTGTTCCCCAGAGCTTCCAAGGCTTTCTGATGTCCCTAAAGGTTCCTTCAGAGAGAGAACTATTCTTATTGCCTCTAGATAGAGGGGGGGTGGAGGAGCTGCCAAGCTTTTTATGATCCTATCTGTATGTAGTTCATTGGTACTTGCCTCCCCATGCTGGTTCTGGTTTTATTGATGGCCcccattttctctttcccatcaGTTGCTAGCTGACTTTTTCTTTAGTCTGGAGTGAAAAAGTcactttttttgaggtttttgcaaggcaaatggggttaagtggcttgcccaagaccacacagctaggtaattattaagggtctgagaccagatttgaacccaggtactcctgactccagggctggtgctttatccactgtgccacctagctgccccaaaaagtCACTTTCTTTAGTTGCTCATTGGATTGCTTGATCCTTATTTTATTTGGtgccaattttatatttttgaagtagGTGGATAGTCTGCTTCTGCTTAGGTACCTCTCTTGACCAGGAgttcttatatttatttcattaaattctgtATCTCTTTCTGTTATCTCCCTTTTAAAATGCAAGctcccagggtggctaggtggcacagaggatggagcaccggccctggagtcaggagtacctgagttcaaatatggcctcagacaataattacctagctgtgtggccttgggcaagccacttaaccccatttgccttgtaaaaacctcaaaaaaatgaaGCTCCATGAAGGCAAGGAATCTCTCACTTTTGTTTGTATCCATTTTGCTTGTAGATTTCTCAGGTTGTTTTGAAGCAAGTGATGTGCAAATTTGACCTCCATACAGAACTTTCCAATTTCTAGGCTTAATTTTCCTCCTCTCTCAAATGAAGACCTTGCtcaagatgacctctgagatctttAACTCTTATCATTTGATCCCAAGAACATTCATGTTGAAATGTGGGCCATTAGCAATAAAAACACCCTTTCCATAAGCTCTGCTATTAGTAGTACTAATGAGAGTAGACAGAAGGTGGATAATAATTTTATCTGAAGGATTAAACCT from Macrotis lagotis isolate mMagLag1 chromosome 2, bilby.v1.9.chrom.fasta, whole genome shotgun sequence includes these protein-coding regions:
- the LOC141514904 gene encoding WD repeat-containing protein 87-like, giving the protein MALVYSEAHRVLVAYCGDLVLRIFGDHSSDFKECCVVPCHFSISCLAYHQRTELLLSGIPGAVVTWVIEPGGKGLHILQVLNMSGSELVQGISLDGPLNSLLAMCESFLRILVWRDHMHLAEEQTFSSPTSGHSLTCCCSCSSEDYLFAGNKVGQIQIWKLNQNMEQKPFISFQAHSGPVVLVHSQAKIHTLLTAGAEGILKEWHLTSGNLLRQFRICKDKLYSLQFIDDSTFFCHSQYSFFLYHMSCFYQLFNNCGTSLRGLNRIHCGSNRTLIFCHAEDSLFRFLCPITGNLLFLTWPFPALDKAGSSAYDPENKELFVTMGNANVIIFDTTKCPSMPKYILQVGTTLEDQIRCLAYGKPSLGQGIEGMIYCGHKSGLVSLLSSHNFVHARKRLHSGPVLIISTLTGSPTNSKENTLFCSYGMDHYIHLSEVIFEGNKVNLHAFTSILTNCHLHHLVLLPKSVGAITDDNRFRLWKYPDFLVSSEMSQKSSFQETERLHKQPIVSFDISLTLGIFVTGDSDGAVVIWDMQGNSLARLNSSMRFGPVCFANEQGDLLVTFNSCIYLVSCTKLLPQSLLNQLAALKLEDEVKQVPIPFLPSFFLSFSSIFVPRYVSLENGKQKLQSVDALANQRTIVFDHTVPHMVEEVHGQIILKSKYEKEQKFVFSFDPILEEKAPLTMNSHEQQLMLRNTLRLFQFLTH